A section of the Triticum dicoccoides isolate Atlit2015 ecotype Zavitan chromosome 7A, WEW_v2.0, whole genome shotgun sequence genome encodes:
- the LOC119331216 gene encoding probable glutathione S-transferase BZ2 — protein sequence MALAEGDDKAEAGVRVLGGRMSPFTMRARMALELRGVAYELLEESFEPRKSDRLLAANPVYKKIPVLLLPDGRAVCESGVIAQYVDEAWPAASAAPLLPEDPYQRAMHRFWTAFVDDRFWPALDGASLAPTPEARAEAAAEARAALRHLEEAFAALSNGGAFFSGAAPGLLDIALGCFLPALRACERLSGALLLDEAATPLLKKWSERFAGVHAVEALLPETDEVVGFTRFLQAKFGVAGAN from the coding sequence ATGGCGCTGGCGGAAGGCGATGACAAGGCGGAGGCGGGGGTGCGCGTGCTGGGCGGGCGGATGAGCCCGTTCACAATGCGGGCGCGCATGGCGCTGGAGCTGCGCGGGGTCGCGTACGAGCTGCTGGAGGAGAGCTTCGAGCCCCGCAAGAGcgaccgcctcctcgccgccaACCCCGTCTACAAGAAGATCCCCGTCCTGCTACTCCCCGACGGCCGCGCGGTCTGCGAGTCCGGCGTCATCGCGCAGTACGTCGACGAGGCctggcccgccgcctccgccgcgcccctGCTGCCCGAGGACCCCTACCAGCGCGCGATGCACCGCTTCTGGACCGCGTTCGTCGACGACAGGTTCTGGCCGGCGCTGGACGGCGCCTCCCTGGCGCCCACCCCGGAGGCCCGCGCCgaggccgccgccgaggcccgtgCCGCGCTGCGGCACCTCGAGGAGGCCTTCGCCGCGCTCAGCAACGGcggggccttcttctccggcgcggcGCCGGGGCTCCTCGACATCGCGCTCGGTTGCTTCCTGCCGGCGCTCAGGGCCTGCGAGCGCCTCAGCGGCGCCCTCCTGCTGGACGAGGCCGCCACGCCGCTCCTCAAGAAGTGGAGCGAGAGGTTCGCCGGCGTCCACGCAGTCGAGGCGCTCCTGCCGGAGACCGACGAGGTTGTCGGCttcacaaggttcttgcaggccaagttcGGCGTCGCGGGCGCAAATTAA